Part of the Paenibacillus kyungheensis genome, CCTATTACTGGGTGATGGCGTGCCTTTTGTAGAATGAACCGGCGAGTTACGTTCCCGTGCAAGGTTAAGGTGAAAAGCCGGAGCCGCAGCGAAAGCGAGTCTGAATAGGGCGACTGAGTACGTGGACGTAGACCCGAAACCAGGTGATCTACCCCTGTCCAGGGTGAAGGTACGGTAACACGTACTGGAGGCCCGAACCCACGCACGTTGAAAAGTGCGGGGATGAGGTGGGGGTAGCGGAGAAATTCCAATCGAACCTGGAGATAGCTGGTTCTCCCCGAAATAGCTTTAGGGCTAGCCTCGGAAGTTGAGTCGTGGAGGTAGAGCACTGATTGGATGCGGGGCCCGCAAGGGTTACCAAGTTCAGTCAAACTCCGAATGCCACAGACTTTATTCCGGGAGTCAGACAGTGAGTGCTAAGATCCATTGTCGAAAGGGAAACAGCCCAGACCATCAGCTAAGGTCCCCAAGTGTGTGTTAAGTGGGAAAGGATGTGAAGTTGCACAGACAACCAGGATGTTGGCTTAGAAGCAGCCACCATTGAAAGAGTGCGTAATAGCTCACTGGTCGAGTGACTTTGCGCCGAAAATGTAACGGGGCTAAACACACCACCGAAGCTATGGCTTGATACTTTGTATCAGGGGTAGGGGAGCGTTGAATGAAGATTGAAGGTGTACCGCAAGGAGCGCTGGACCTCATTCAAGTGAGAATGCCGGTATGAGTAACGAAAAGATCAGTGAGAATCTGATCCGCCGAAAACCCAAGGATTCCTGAGGAAGGCTCGTCCTCTCAGGGTAAGTCGGGACCTAAGGCGAGGCCGAAAGGCGTAGTCGACGGACAACAGGTTGAAATTCCTGTACCACCGAAAGCCGTTATGAGCAATGGGATGACGCAGGAGGATAGTGACGCGGACTGATGGATGTCCGTTCAAGCAGTGAGGCTGGTATGTAGGCAAATCCGCATACCCCAAGGCCAGGCTGTGATGAGGAGCGAAAATTACAGTAGCGAAGGTCATGATTTCACACTGCCAAGAAAAGTCTCTAGCCAGGAAGCAGGTGCCCGTACCGTAAACCGACACAGGTGGGTGAGAAGAGAATTCTAAGGCGCGCGGAAGAACTCTCGTTAAGGAACTCGGCAAAATGACCCCGTAACTTCGGGAGAAGGGGTGCCCCGGTAGTGTGAATAGCACGAGGGGGCCGCAGTGAAAAGGCCCAAGCGACTGTTTAGCAAAAACACAGGTCTGTGCGAAGCCGCAAGGCGAAGTATACGGGCTGACGCCTGCCCGGTGCTGGAAGGTTAAGGGGAGTGGTTAGCGCAAGCGAAGCTATGAACCGAAGCCCCAGTAAACGGCGGCCGTAACTATAACGGTCCTAAGGTAGCGAAATTCCTTGTCAGGTAAATTCTGACCCGCACGAATGGCGTAACGATTTGGGCGCTGTCTCAACGAGAGATCCGGTGAAATTTTAATACCTGTGAAGATGCAGGTTACCCGCGACAAGACGGAAAGACCCCATGGAGCTTTACTGCAACTTGATATTGAACTGGGGTGCGATTTGTACAGGATAGGTGGGAGCCGTAGACATCGGAGCGCAAGCTTCGGTTGAGGCGCCGTTGGGATACCACCCTGATCGCATTTGAGTTCTAACCTCGTACCGTGATCCGGTACAGGGACCGTGTCAGGTGGGCAGTTTGACTGGGGCGGTCGCCTCCTAAAGTGTAACGGAGGCGCCCTAAGGTTCCCTCAGAATGGTTGGAAATCATTCGAAGAGTGTAAAGGCATAAGGGAGCTTGACTGCGAGACAGACACGTCGAGCAGGGACGAAAGTCGGGCTTAGTGATCCGGTGGTACCGCATGGAAGGGCCATCGCTCAACGGATAAAAGCTACCCTGGGGATAACAGGCTTATCTCCCCCAAGAGTCCACATCGACGGGGAGGTTTGGCACCTCGATGTCGGCTCATCGCATCCTGGGGCTGAAGTAGGTCCCAAGGGTTGGGCTGTTCGCCCATTAAAGCGGTACGCGAGCTGGGTTCAGAACGTCGTGAGACAGTTCGGTCCCTATCTGTCGTGGGCGTAGGAAATTTGAGAGGAGCTGTCCTTAGTACGAGAGGACCGGGATGGACGCACCGCTGGTGTACCAGTTGTTCCGCCAGGAGCATCGCTGGGTAGCTACGTGCGGAAGGGATAAGCGCTGAAAGCATCTAAGCGTGAAGCCCCCCTCAAGATGAGATTTCCCAGTATGTAAGACCCCTTGTAGACGACGAGGTTGATAGGTTGGGGGTGGAAGTGCCGCAAGGCATGGAGCTGACCAATACTAATCGGTCGAGGGCTTATCCAATAAGCTAACACGCGATGTTTTCGTTTTCGGATTCAGTTTTCAGGGAGCAACACACCTGCCTGTTTGGTAATGATGGCGGAGGGGTTCCACACGTACCCATCCCGAACACGACCGTTAAGCCCTCCAGCGCCGATGGTACTTGGACCGCAGGGTCCTGGGAGAGTAGGACGTTGCCAAGCAACGCGCAAGACCCAAAAGAGTGATTCCTGATTCCAGGATTCGCTCTTTTTTTGTGTATAAAAGAATGGAAACCATGGTGTTGGAACAAGTCTGATGAACGGGGTGGAGGGAAAAGTGTAGGTATAGGGTGTAGATGTAAATGGTCCACTGCTGATGGTGTAAGCGAGGAATGTGCAAACTCTGGTGGCTGGGTCGCTTCGTCTGATGAGTTTTGTCTAACCTTCTTCGATTAGTTTTTTTAGTAGGTTATTCCTTTGTCGCTCTAACGAAGCGTTTCCCATCTCTACTTTCACGTTCCATTATTTCTATTGTACTGTTGGTGTTCTTTTCTCTCTACTGATCGGCTCTGCCTAAATGTTGCTCTTTCCTTCTCCTACTGTCATTTATGATTTCCTGATAGTACATTACATATATATTAGTAGAGTTCTCTGTTTTTCTACTTTAGGCTTGTTGGATAGCTTTCCTTAAGTATTTTTACTTTGCTTTTCTAATTATGTTTATTTCTATCAGCTTTCTGCTATTTAAGGAGGGAGATTATAATTATTTGCGCTATCTCTTATTATCTATGTGTATACTTGTTAAGCTAAATATAAAAATATCACCATTTTATAGCCTATATACAGATAGAAAAATGAAAGTAGAATAATCCGTTTTATGCAGCATACTTATATTTCTTTTCCTTGATAAATAAGGAAAAACATAGGTGAATGTCTCTACTAGGTGGACATTCGTTTGCGAGGAGAAATCAATTGTAGATAATACTTTAACATTCTTGACAGTCTGTAATACGCTTTGCTAAGATTGCAATAATATATTTTCAGAAACTAATGCAGAAACTCATTTTCAGCTATTTTAACGCCTTATTTGTGTAAGGTTTTTTTATTATAGAATAAAAAAAGAATAAGGGAGGAACATCCTTGTGTGGGAAACAAAATTTGCTAAAGAGGGACTAACATTTGATGATGTATTGTTGGTACCCCGTAAGTCTGAAGTTTTACCAAAAGAGGTAAGTGTTGCTACAGTTCTTAGCAAGCACGTGAAATTAAATATTCCTTTGATCAGTGCAGGAATGGATACAGTAACCGAAGCAGCTTTAGCTATCGCTATGGCTCGTGAAGGCGGTATTGGTATTATTCACAAAAATATGTCTGTAGAACAACAAGCAGAAGAGGTAGACCGTGTAAAACGTTCTGAAAGTGGCGTTATCACTAATCCATTTTCTTTGACACCGGACAAAAAAGTATCTGATGCTGAAGCAGTAATGGCGAAATATCGTATTTCTGGTGTACCTATCGTAGATGAGAATAATGCATTAGTAGGTATTATTACTAACCGCGATCTTCGTTTTATTCATGATTACAATATTGATATTACAGAAGTGATGACTAGTGAGAAATTGGTCACTGCTCCTGTAGGAACTACTTTACAAGAAGCAGAAGTATTATTGCAACAACACAAAATCGAGAAATTACCTTTGGTGGATGAGAATAATATTCTTAAAGGTCTTATTACGATTAAAGATATTGAAAAAGCTATTCAATTCCCTAATGCAGCTAAAGATGCTCAAGGACGTTTGTTAGTAGGTGCGGCTATTGGCGTATCTCAAGATTCGTTTGTACGTGCCGAAGCATTAGTAAATGCAGGCGTGGATTTGTTAGTAGTGGATTCGGCTCATGGTCATCATATTAATATTTTGGATGCTGTACGCAAACTACGCTCGATGTTCCCTGAACTTACTATTGTAGCGGGTAATGTGGCTACTGGTGAAGCAACTCGTGATCTGATCCAAGCAGGAGCTTCTGTCGTTAAAGTCGGTATTGGCCCAGGTTCGATCTGTACAACACGTGTTATTGCAGGTATTGGTGTACCGCAAATTACCGCGATCTATGATTGTGCAACAGTAGCTCGTGAATATGGTATTCCGATCATTGCAGACGGTGGTATCAAGTATTCTGGTGAAATCACTAAAGCTTTAGCTGCTGGTGCAGATGCTGTTATGTTAGGAAGTCTATTTGCTGGAACAGAAGAAAGCCCAGGCGAATCTGAAATTTATCAAGGTCGTCGCTTTAAAGTGTATCGTGGTATGGGTTCTATGGCGGCAATGAAACAAGGAAGTAAAGATCGTTATTTCCAAGATGATGATAAAAAGCTTGTTCCTGAAGGTATTGAAGGACGTGTCGCTTATAAAGGGCCTTTATCTGAGACGATTCATCAGTTGATTGGTGGTCTTCGTTCTGGTATGGGTTACTGTGGTACAGGGGATCTAACTGAATTACGTAATGATACTCAATTTATTCGTATTACAGGTGCTGGATTACGCGAAAGTCATCCACATGATATTCAAATTACAAAAGAAGCTCCTAACTATTCGATGTAATTGTATTTATTCTATAATGTAGCTTTGACTAAAGCTAACGTATAGATATAAATACGCCAATATAAGCAAAAGAATGAAGATTTTACAGCTTCTTCTTTTACATTTTAATTGACGTTTAGACAAGCTTGTGATTTTAAGACAAGCTTGTCTTTTTTTGCGTTTAACCGTATGTTAAAATGAGAAAGTCGTTGTGATATTCGGTAATTTTCGGTATATACCTCTATATGGTGATACATAATGACCAAGAACAAGAAATTGTAGAGATTTATACGAATTTATTGGATTGTATGACTATTTTTGAATTTAATTTAGGTTAAATTGTACCGTTCATATAACTGTAAGCTACTTATTTGGAATAGACTCCTAATAAGGTCTTGGTATATTCACACATACCAAGTTTATTTTGAATTGAATTGCAATCAAGTAGTAGGTAGTCTTTGAACAATATTCACATGCTTAAACATTTGAGGGGAGCATCAGCACATTGAAACGCAACAAATGGTTAGAAAACGGAATTTGGAATAAGTCGAAACGTCAAATGGTTACAAAAGGAATTACAGTTATTATGGTGGCAAATATGTTCTGTATGGCGGTTATTCCTACAGTTACTATGGCTGCGGCATCTGCTACAGATTCGAAGAGCACCACTACAGACAGTAAATCTACACCAGCTACTTCAAATGCTACAGGCAAATTACCTACTGCTGAATCACTTGGTTTGGATGTAAAATCGGCTGTCTTAATGGAAGCTTCTACCGGTAAGATTTTATTATCTATTAATGCAGATGAAGCATTACCACCTGCTAGTATGTCCAAAATGATGACAGAATATCTAGTATCTGATTATGTCAAACAAGGTAAAATTAAATGGGACGATGTAGTAACTGTATCTGAAAATGCTGCTGCTCAAATCGGATCACGAGTATTTTTGGCTAAAGGCGACAAGCATACAGTACTTGATCTTTATAAAGCGATGGCTATAGGATCAGCAAATGATGCTTCGGTAGCGCTAGCAGAATTTATTGGTGGAACAGAACAAGACTTTGTAAAAATTATGAATGAAAAAGCAAAAGAATTTGGCATGAAAACTGCTCATTTTGCTAACTCTACAGGCTTAGATATTGCAGATATGCCTGCTGCAACAAGACCGGATTCAAATCAAGAAACGATCATGTCCGCAATGGATACTGCGTTGTTAGCTCAACATATTGTAGATGATCATCCTGATTTTAACGATGTTACTAAAATTCAATCGTTCAAATTCCGTCCAACGGATAAGGATCCGGTTGTCAACTGGAACTGGATGTTAGAATCCAATGCTTCGATCACTAACTTTAAAGCTTATGCTTATAAAGGATTAGACGGTCTAAAAACAGGACATACGAATGCAGCCGGACAATGTTTTACAGGAACAGCTGAGCGTAATGGTATGCGTCTAATTAGCGTCGTAATGGGTACAACTTCTGAACCTGAACGCTTTATTCAAACGAAAAAGATTCTTGATTATGGATTTGATAATTTTGAAGTCAAACAAGTAGTTGGTGCAAAAGCGGCTGTATCAGGTCTTGCTTCTCTACCGGTTGTAAAAGGTACAGCGAAAGAAGTTCCTGTTGTTACAGATGCAGCTGTCAATGTGGTTGTTCCTAAAGGGACAGCACCTAAAAATGTTACGTATACTGTAGCAGCGGCAAATGAAGCAACACGTACAGCACCGATAGCAGCAGGTAAAGCATTAGGAACGATTACGTACACGTATAAAGATTCCAATATGCCAGAAGATCAAGTTGAAACGGTAAACTTGATTGCCGCAGAACCTGTAGAAAAAGGTAGTTGGATACGATTATTTTTCCGGGCTATTGGTGATTTGTTCGTTGATTTATTCGATTCCGCTAAAAATATGTTTTAATATCTAAAAGTTGGCTGAATGCAATATAGATGATCCTATCAAATGTATTGTATATTCAATAGCTCTACTGTAAAATGATGAGTTAGATTCTGTCTCAAATTTAACGATGAATTTGAGACGTAAGCATCCAGTTATTTATGATTCCTTATGGAGTATAAATAGTCTTTGTAATCGAAGAATAATCTTATGTTATATATCGAATTCAGGGGGCATGAACATGGAAACCGGTACATCCAGAGTTAAAAGAGGTATGGCAGAAATGCAAAAAGGCGGCGTCATTATGGACGTTATGAATGCAGAGCAAGCTAAGATTGCAGAAGCTGCTGGTGCTACAGCAGTTATGGCTCTTGAACGTGTGCCTTCTGATATTCGCGCCGCTGGTGGCGTAGCTCGTATGGCTGATCCAACGATCGTAGAAGAAGTTATGAAAGTTGTATCAATTCCTGTAATGGCTAAGTCTCGTATCGGTCATTATGTAGAAGCTAAAGTATTAGAATCCCTAGGCGTAGATTATCTGGATGAGAGTGAAGTTTTGACTCCAGCGGATGAAGTGTTCCATATTGATAAACATGAATTTACAGTTCCATTTGTGTGCGGTGCTAAAGATTTGGGTGAAGCTCTTCGTCGTATTGGTGAAGGTGCATCAATGATCCGTACGAAAGGTGAGCCAGGAACAGGTAATATTGTAGAAGCTGTTCGTCATATGCGCTTTATCAATAGCCAAATTCGTAAAGTAACGAATATGTCTAAAGATGAGTTATATGCTGAAGCGAAAAATCTTGGTGTTTCTTACGATCTATTGGTAGGTGTACACGAAGCAGGTAGTCTTCCAGTAGTTAACTTTGCAGCAGGTGGAATTGCTACTCCAGCAGATGCAGCATTGATGATGTATTTGGGAGCAGACGGAGTATTTGTTGGTTCTGGTATTTTCAAATCAGATAGCCCTGAGAAATTCGCACGTGCTATCGTTGAAGCAACTACACATTTTGATGATTATAAATTGATTGCAGAAGTATCCAAAAACTTGGGTGCTCCTATGAAAGGTATCGAAATCTCCAAATTGGCTCCTTCAGAACGTATGCAGGATCGTGGCTGGTAAGAAAGAAGGTAGACCATGAAGATTGGTGTATTAGCATTACAAGGTGCTGTTGCAGAGCATTTGAAAAGCCTTCAACTGGCGGGTGCAGAAGCGATCAGTATTAAGCGTATCGAGCAATTAGAAGAGATTGATGGATTAGTAATCCCTGGTGGGGAAAGTACTACGATCGGTAAATTAATGCGTAAGTATGGATTTATCGAAGCGATTCAGCAATTTTCGGAGCAAGGAAAGCCACTGTTTGGAACGTGTGCAGGACTGATTGTATTATCAGAACGAATTGCCGGGCAAGATCAACCTCATCTTTCTTTAATGGATATGACCGTTTCACGTAATGCTTTTGGCAGACAACGTGAAAGCTTTGAAACCGATCTGGATGTGGTTGGAATTGACGAGCCGATTCGTGCAGTATTTATACGCGCTCCTCTTATTCAAGAAGTTGGAGAAGGCGTACAAGTATTGTCTACGTATCACGATGAGATTGTAACAGCAAGACAAGGGCATTTGTTAGCTTGTTCTTTTCATCCAGAGTTAACAGATGATTATCGCTTGCATCAGTATTTCGCAGACATGGTGCAAGAGTACGTCTCTCATAAGTAATCGCATGTTGTAATTAGCTAGATCGTTTAAATACATTACACCTTAACTCTTGGTAGCTTCTGTGATTAGGAATTTCTCCTGATACAGATGGCGGCAAGTTCTCACTTGCCCGGTATAAAGCGTTCACTCTTTTTGTAAAAGAATGAAGCTTGACGGCGGAAAAGAGAACCAGGAGTTAAGGTTATTTTCATTAGGAGGGGTTTATTGATGTTAGACGTAAAGATATTACGTAATGACTATGCACGTGTAGAACAAGCATTACAAAGCCGTGGCAAATCGTTAGATTTAATCGCAGAATTTCCTGCACTTGATTCCAAGCGTCGTGAATTATTACAAGAAACAGAATTACTTAAAAATCGCCGTAATGTAGTATCAGGTGATGTAGCTAAACGTAAAAAGAACAAAGAAGATGCAGAAGAATTAATTCTTGAAATGCGTGAAGTATCTGATCGTATTAAAGGATTAGATGAAGAGATTCGTCAATTGGAAGCACAAATCGATATGATGATGTTATCGATTCCTAATATTCCGCATAGCAGTGTACCTATTGGTGCTTCTGAAGACGATAATGTAGAGATTCGTCGTCATGGAGAACCACGTGAGTTCGCATTTACTCCAAAAGCACACTGGGATGTTGCTCAAGATCTAGATATTATTGATTTTGAAGCGGCTGCTAAAGTAACAGGTTCACGTTTTGCTTTTTATAAAGGGTTTGGAGCACGTTTAGAACGCGCATTGATTAACTTTATGATGGATCTGCATAGCAGTGAGCATGGGTATGAAGAAATTCTACCTCCATATATCGTAAACAAAGATAGTCTTGTAGGTACAGGACAATTACCTAAGTTTGAAGAAGATTTGTTTAAGCTAAATGATACAGAATATTATTTGATTCCTACAGCAGAAGTACCGGTGACCAATTATCATCGTGAAGAGATTTTGCCAGCCGATCAATTACCAAAACATTACGTAGCATATAGCTCTTGTTTCCGTTCTGAAGCAGGTGCTTCAGGTCGTGATACTCGTGGCTTGATTCGCCAACATCAATTTAACAAAGTTGAAATGATCAAAATCGTACAACCAGAGACATCTTATGATGAATTAGAAAAAATGACAGCTAATGCAGAGCGTGTATTGCAGTTATTGGGTCTACCTTATCGTGTACTTGCTCTATGTACAGGGGATATGAGCTTCACAGCTGCTAAGACGTATGATTTGGAAGTATGGTTGCCTGAGAGTAATATGTACCGCGAAATCTCTTCTTGCTCGAATGTAGAGGATTTCCAAGCACGTCGTGCCAATATCCGTTTCCGTCAAGATACGAAGAGCAAACCTGAATTTTTGCATACGTTAAATGGATCAGGATTGGCTGTAGGCCGTACGGTTGCAGCGATTCTAGAGAACTATCAACAGGAAGATGGCAGTGTCATTATCCCTGAAGTATTGCGTCCATATATGCGCGGGGCAGAAGTAATTACAAGCAAAAAATAATTTTTTAAATCTTTTTTTATAAAAAGCTTGTCAAATCTTAAAATCCATGATATGATATTTATGTTGTGCAAGATTGATAAAGCTTTTCTGGAGAGGTACCGAAGCGGTCATAACGGGGCGGTCTTGAAAACCGTTAGGGGGCAACTCCACGTGGGTTCGAATCCCACCCTCTCCGCCATATATTTAAATCCAAGTCGTTCCTTTACAGGAACGGCTTTTTTGTTGCTCATTGATAAGCTATAAGTATTTTTATACTATCTGCATTTGATTTATGTAGGACAACCCACTATTTTATGTCATAATAAATAGTGACTACTCTGATATATAGATTATGGACTCCTGATCATATGGTATGTGGTCATTTCACCCATTATCATCTACTGCAAGAAAAACATGTTACCAAACTCTATATCTCTACGTACATAAGAATAGGAGGACATACCATGGTAGATATGAATCAACCTCCCGATTTATCCACATTCGTGCCGATCAAGCACGGTAGACGGTCTTTGAAAAGTACAGTGATGCGTACATTGCTTATCGTGCTCGGTGCTATGATTGTAGCTGTCGCGTTAGAGCTGTTTCTGGTTCCTAACAATATTACAGATGGCGGAATTACAGGCATATCTATTATTTTGTCCTATATCACAAAGTGGCAATTAGGTCTGTTTCTATTTGTAATTAATATTCCGTTTTTGATTATTGGTTATAAGCAAATAGGTAAAACATTCGCTTTGTCTACTTTGTTAGGTATAACTGTGATGTCGATAGGCACATTTTTATTGCACCCTGTAGAAGCATTTGTCAAAGAAACCGTACTTGCTTTTGTATTTGGAGGTATGTTTCTCGGATTAGGCACAGGACTTGTACTACGTTCTGGCGGATCATTGGATGGTACAGAGATTGTAGCAATCTTATTGTCGCGACGGTCTATTTTTTCAGTAGGCGAGATTGTTATGATTATCAACGTGTTTATTCTATGCGGAGCAGGCTTTGTATTTGGCTGGGATCGAGCAATGTATTCTATTATTGCGTATTATATTGCAACCAAAGTGATCGATATTACAATTGATGGTCTGGATCAATCCAAGTCCGTATGGATTATAAGTGATCGTATTCAGGATATCGGAGATGCTATTATTCATCGTCTGGGACGAACAGTCACGTATCTGTCTGGTGAAGGTGGATTTTCCGGAGAAGAGAAGAAAGTCATTTTCTGTGTTATCACCCGCTTAGAAGAAGCCAAGTTAAAAGAAATTGTGAATCATTTTGATGAAACCGCATTTATGGCTGTTGGTAATATCCATGATGTTAAAGGTGGAAGATTCAAGAAAAAAGATATCCATTAACAAAGTGTAACTTCATTTTCCAGAATGTATGGTATGTTGGTAAAAGCTTCATCGTCAGTATATTCGTAAAAAGTAAGTATTAATAACCAATTTTGAGTTTTTGTATTTCAAAATTAGCTAAAATGGGTTATTATGTATGCTGGCTTTATACCTGTCGTATTTTGAAAATGAAGTAAAACTTCATCGCTGTAAAAAAAGAGAGGGGTAACAAAATGAAAAAAAGAATGACACTTGGGCTGTTAGTTATGCTCATGATACTTACAGTTGCACTTGTAGGTTGTACAAAGAAAGCTGAACCGAAAGAAGCGGTAAAGGCGGCAACAACCAACGCAGCTAAAATGACATCTTATGCAATTGCAACTAAGTTGAAAGTAAATGAATTATCTTTTACTACTGCTGATGGCAAAGCTACAACAGATGCTCAAAGTGCACAAATCGCAAGTTTACTTAAAAATGCAGAATTTAACGTAACAGGGGTATATCAAGGTGACCCTATGCAAACGGAATTGACGATGGAATTGAAATTGAGCGGCGATATGGCAATGACATTTACAGTGCCTATGGTTATG contains:
- the guaB gene encoding IMP dehydrogenase, whose protein sequence is MWETKFAKEGLTFDDVLLVPRKSEVLPKEVSVATVLSKHVKLNIPLISAGMDTVTEAALAIAMAREGGIGIIHKNMSVEQQAEEVDRVKRSESGVITNPFSLTPDKKVSDAEAVMAKYRISGVPIVDENNALVGIITNRDLRFIHDYNIDITEVMTSEKLVTAPVGTTLQEAEVLLQQHKIEKLPLVDENNILKGLITIKDIEKAIQFPNAAKDAQGRLLVGAAIGVSQDSFVRAEALVNAGVDLLVVDSAHGHHINILDAVRKLRSMFPELTIVAGNVATGEATRDLIQAGASVVKVGIGPGSICTTRVIAGIGVPQITAIYDCATVAREYGIPIIADGGIKYSGEITKALAAGADAVMLGSLFAGTEESPGESEIYQGRRFKVYRGMGSMAAMKQGSKDRYFQDDDKKLVPEGIEGRVAYKGPLSETIHQLIGGLRSGMGYCGTGDLTELRNDTQFIRITGAGLRESHPHDIQITKEAPNYSM
- a CDS encoding D-alanyl-D-alanine carboxypeptidase family protein — its product is MKRNKWLENGIWNKSKRQMVTKGITVIMVANMFCMAVIPTVTMAAASATDSKSTTTDSKSTPATSNATGKLPTAESLGLDVKSAVLMEASTGKILLSINADEALPPASMSKMMTEYLVSDYVKQGKIKWDDVVTVSENAAAQIGSRVFLAKGDKHTVLDLYKAMAIGSANDASVALAEFIGGTEQDFVKIMNEKAKEFGMKTAHFANSTGLDIADMPAATRPDSNQETIMSAMDTALLAQHIVDDHPDFNDVTKIQSFKFRPTDKDPVVNWNWMLESNASITNFKAYAYKGLDGLKTGHTNAAGQCFTGTAERNGMRLISVVMGTTSEPERFIQTKKILDYGFDNFEVKQVVGAKAAVSGLASLPVVKGTAKEVPVVTDAAVNVVVPKGTAPKNVTYTVAAANEATRTAPIAAGKALGTITYTYKDSNMPEDQVETVNLIAAEPVEKGSWIRLFFRAIGDLFVDLFDSAKNMF
- the pdxS gene encoding pyridoxal 5'-phosphate synthase lyase subunit PdxS, with product METGTSRVKRGMAEMQKGGVIMDVMNAEQAKIAEAAGATAVMALERVPSDIRAAGGVARMADPTIVEEVMKVVSIPVMAKSRIGHYVEAKVLESLGVDYLDESEVLTPADEVFHIDKHEFTVPFVCGAKDLGEALRRIGEGASMIRTKGEPGTGNIVEAVRHMRFINSQIRKVTNMSKDELYAEAKNLGVSYDLLVGVHEAGSLPVVNFAAGGIATPADAALMMYLGADGVFVGSGIFKSDSPEKFARAIVEATTHFDDYKLIAEVSKNLGAPMKGIEISKLAPSERMQDRGW
- the pdxT gene encoding pyridoxal 5'-phosphate synthase glutaminase subunit PdxT, yielding MKIGVLALQGAVAEHLKSLQLAGAEAISIKRIEQLEEIDGLVIPGGESTTIGKLMRKYGFIEAIQQFSEQGKPLFGTCAGLIVLSERIAGQDQPHLSLMDMTVSRNAFGRQRESFETDLDVVGIDEPIRAVFIRAPLIQEVGEGVQVLSTYHDEIVTARQGHLLACSFHPELTDDYRLHQYFADMVQEYVSHK
- the serS gene encoding serine--tRNA ligase, whose protein sequence is MLDVKILRNDYARVEQALQSRGKSLDLIAEFPALDSKRRELLQETELLKNRRNVVSGDVAKRKKNKEDAEELILEMREVSDRIKGLDEEIRQLEAQIDMMMLSIPNIPHSSVPIGASEDDNVEIRRHGEPREFAFTPKAHWDVAQDLDIIDFEAAAKVTGSRFAFYKGFGARLERALINFMMDLHSSEHGYEEILPPYIVNKDSLVGTGQLPKFEEDLFKLNDTEYYLIPTAEVPVTNYHREEILPADQLPKHYVAYSSCFRSEAGASGRDTRGLIRQHQFNKVEMIKIVQPETSYDELEKMTANAERVLQLLGLPYRVLALCTGDMSFTAAKTYDLEVWLPESNMYREISSCSNVEDFQARRANIRFRQDTKSKPEFLHTLNGSGLAVGRTVAAILENYQQEDGSVIIPEVLRPYMRGAEVITSKK
- a CDS encoding YitT family protein, coding for MRTLLIVLGAMIVAVALELFLVPNNITDGGITGISIILSYITKWQLGLFLFVINIPFLIIGYKQIGKTFALSTLLGITVMSIGTFLLHPVEAFVKETVLAFVFGGMFLGLGTGLVLRSGGSLDGTEIVAILLSRRSIFSVGEIVMIINVFILCGAGFVFGWDRAMYSIIAYYIATKVIDITIDGLDQSKSVWIISDRIQDIGDAIIHRLGRTVTYLSGEGGFSGEEKKVIFCVITRLEEAKLKEIVNHFDETAFMAVGNIHDVKGGRFKKKDIH